Sequence from the Nevskiales bacterium genome:
CACCGCCTCCCAGCTCTGGATCGAGCCCCAGTCGTGCGCCACGAGATGGAATTTCCGGCCCGGGCAGGCAATATCGGCCACGGCCCTGAGATCCTCCGCCAGCCGCTCGATGCGGTAGTCGGCGGTACGCGACGGGGCATCCGAGTCCCCGGCGCCGCGCACGTCGTAACTGATGACGTAATAGCGCTCCGCCAGCTGCCGGGCGACGGGCGCCCAGACGCCATGGTTATCCGGGAAACCGTGCACCAGCACGATGGGCGTGCGCGAGGCCTCGCCGCGGCACTGCACGGCCAGCGCGACCTCGCCCGAGCGCACGCGCAGGGTCTGCATGCCGCTAGAAGCGGATTTCGCCGCGCTGGATGCGCGCGAAAATCTCCGGCGTGAGCGGCTCGTAGCCGCGCAGCCGGTCGAGCAGCACGTACAGCGGCTCGCCCACGCGGGCGGGATCGAAGCCCTCGTTCTTGAGCTCGACCTTGCGGTACTTGAAGGTACCGGTGGTGTCCTGGTGATCGCGCAGGCGCAGGAACAGCGGCACCGCATAGGCCGGTAGCCGGGCGCAGACATGCGCGGCCAGCGCCGCGGGATCGAATCCGGCCGGCGGCACGCGCAGGGTCAGCGCGGCCATGCCGGCGCGACCGTCGGCGTGCGGCAGCTGCACGCCGTAGACCACCGCTTGCTCGACCTGTGCGAAACCGGTCAGCACCGCTTCGACCTCGGTGGTGGCGACGTTCTCGCCCTTCCAGCGGAAGGTGTCGCCGACCCGGTCCACGAACTGGATGTGACGAAAGCCCTGGTCGCGTACCAGATCGCCGCTGTTGAACCAGCAGTCGCCCTTCTTGAATACGTTGCGCAGGAGCTTCTTCTCGCTGGCCTCGGCGTCGGTGTAGCCGTCGTAGGGCGTCTTGTCGGTGACCTCGCTGATCAGGAGGCCCACGCCGCCCTTGGGCACCTTGCGCAGGAAGCCCTTCGCGTCGCGCCGCGGGCACTCGTTCTCGGCGTCGTATTCCACCACCGCGTAGCTGAGCGGGCAGAAGCCGGCACTCTTGCGCGCACCGAAGGCGTTGATGAAGGCGATATTGCATTCGCTGGCGCCGTAGAACTCGTTGATGTTCTCGATGCCGAAGCGCGCCTGGAACGCCTCCCAGATCTCGGGCCGCAGACCGTTGCCGACGATCACGCGCACGCGATGCTGGCGGTCGCTCGGGCTGGGGGGCTGGTTGAGCAGGTAGCGGCACAACTCGCCGATGTAGCAGAACGCGGTGGCCTCGTAGTGCCGCACCTCGTCCCAGAAGCGGCTGGCGCTGAACTTGCGCGCCAGCGCGATGCAGCAGCCGCCCCCCATCGCGGCGCTCCAGGTCACCGTCAGCGCGTTGTTGTGGTACAGCGGCAGCGGCAGGTAGATGACGTCCTCGGGCTTGAGCCGCAGCGCCATCTGGCCCACGCCCGCCATGCTCCGCACCCAGCGGTAGTGGGTCATGATCGAGGCCTTGGGCAGGCCGGTGGTGCCCGAGGTGAAGATGTAGAAGCAGGGCTGCTTGAGCTGCACCTCGCGCGTGCTGTCCGGATTGCGCGCCGGCAGGCCGGCGGTGGCCTGCTCGAGGTCGGTGTAGCCGGCGGGGGTTGCGCCCTCGCCGCAGGAATAGTGACGCAGGCCTTCCGCGCCGGGCGCATAGGGCGTGGTGGCCAGCGCGTCGGCGCTTTCGGTGCCGGCGATGATCACCCTGGGCCGGATCAGGCGGATGCTGTGCGCCAGCACCTCGCCGCGCTGGTTATGGTTGAGCATGCCGGCAATCGCGCCGAGCTTGACCGTCGCCGCGACACAGGCCAGCACCTCCGGCCGGTTCTCGGACAGGATCGCGACCACGTCGCCGCTGCGCACACCGTCGCGGCGCAGGCGCTCGGCGATGCGGTTGGCCCAGGCATTGAACTCGGCGTAGGTCCAGACGCGGTCGCCGAACTTCAGCGCCGGCTGCTCCGGCGTACGCTGCGCGTGGTTCTCCAGCACCAGGCCGATGGACAGCTTGCGCTCCGGCTTGGCCAAGGCCAGGTTGAGCAGCCCCTTGTTGACGGTCAGGCTGTCGGGCAGGCTGCGCGCCACGCCGCGCAGCAGTTCGCGCAGGCTGACGCGGTCGGTCGCGGCTTCAGTCATGCGGACACCTGGAGCCTGAGCGGTAGCGGATCATCATCGGCTATGGGCTTATCACGCGGGTTTCGCGCAGTGTTGATGCCGTTCCGATGGCTGTCAATATCGGCCGCGCCGCCTGCGGGCGCCAAAACGAAAACGGGCGCGACGGGAAACCCGGCGCGCCCGCAACCCTTGCGGGTGTGAGTTACTTCTTCTTTTTCTTAGCGGCTTTCTTCTTGGCAGCCATGGTAGCTCCTCCTCATGTGGTGGAACGATGTGGCCGTCGCCGAGAAAATCCCTCCTCCTCTCAGCCGTGCCGACCCGATGATGTCACCAAATCGTCGCGGATGGAAGAGTCTGCCGCGGGTCTTGCATCGGGACGGGGGATGTCTTTCATGTTTCGCGGCGGCGGTACGACCCCGTGAGCGAGAAGTCAAGCGAACAAACCGGAGCACCGTTGGGCAGCTGCGCTGTGCGGATCATTTCTCCAGCACCGCCGCGGCGGCTGGTCGCGATGCGTGCCAGACCTCCATGCTGACGCGATCATGTGTCCATGACACATTCACGCGCAGTTGCATGCAGGGACGCTCCACCAGGTAGTAAAGCGGCAGGCCTGCCAGCGTGAACACGGTCACGCTGGCCAGTACCACCAGTAGACCCACCACCAGCGGCGCCTGCTGGAAGGCCTCGATCGTCGCGGGGCCAATCCGCTCCCAGATGACGGCCTGGACCGGATAATGCAGCAGGTAGATGCTGTAGGAACGCACGCCGTACCAGACCAACAGCCGCCTGCACAACAGGCCGCGCACCCGAGCCGGCAGTACGCCGGCATGCGTCATGCCAACGAGCGCTGTTGACGCGAGCACCATACCGATCGAGCCGAGGACATACTCGACGCTGCCGGGCCCGCGCCTGAGCACGATCACGGCCAGCATCAGCCCGATACCGACTAGGCCCGCGAGCCACAGCCAGCCCCGCTGCGACCGCAGATCTTCCGGACGGTAACAGGCCAGCCAGGCGCCGGCCGCGATACCGTCCATGCGCAGCAGTGTGGAGGTGTAGATCGAGAGGCTGAATCCGTCGAGCCAGAACAGCAGCAGCTTTCCGCCAGCCGCCAGGCCGACGATTGCCAGGCACAGCAGCTTCATCCGTTCGCGGCCGGCGGCCAGGACGACGAATGGCCAGGCCAGATAGAACTGCTCTTCCACC
This genomic interval carries:
- a CDS encoding long-chain-acyl-CoA synthetase — its product is MTEAATDRVSLRELLRGVARSLPDSLTVNKGLLNLALAKPERKLSIGLVLENHAQRTPEQPALKFGDRVWTYAEFNAWANRIAERLRRDGVRSGDVVAILSENRPEVLACVAATVKLGAIAGMLNHNQRGEVLAHSIRLIRPRVIIAGTESADALATTPYAPGAEGLRHYSCGEGATPAGYTDLEQATAGLPARNPDSTREVQLKQPCFYIFTSGTTGLPKASIMTHYRWVRSMAGVGQMALRLKPEDVIYLPLPLYHNNALTVTWSAAMGGGCCIALARKFSASRFWDEVRHYEATAFCYIGELCRYLLNQPPSPSDRQHRVRVIVGNGLRPEIWEAFQARFGIENINEFYGASECNIAFINAFGARKSAGFCPLSYAVVEYDAENECPRRDAKGFLRKVPKGGVGLLISEVTDKTPYDGYTDAEASEKKLLRNVFKKGDCWFNSGDLVRDQGFRHIQFVDRVGDTFRWKGENVATTEVEAVLTGFAQVEQAVVYGVQLPHADGRAGMAALTLRVPPAGFDPAALAAHVCARLPAYAVPLFLRLRDHQDTTGTFKYRKVELKNEGFDPARVGEPLYVLLDRLRGYEPLTPEIFARIQRGEIRF
- a CDS encoding acyltransferase, whose protein sequence is MMAANRIAELDALRGLALLMVLFFHCVFHLGLGHVRAPSLFDWTWTGLDIFLVLSGYLITRILLAAAPGPGYFLNFFLRRALRIFPAYYAALLLIFGLFPLLSPAFAASATRDSIWIFATYIQNWVFAWYGWPDWHALAHLWSMAVEEQFYLAWPFVVLAAGRERMKLLCLAIVGLAAGGKLLLFWLDGFSLSIYTSTLLRMDGIAAGAWLACYRPEDLRSQRGWLWLAGLVGIGLMLAVIVLRRGPGSVEYVLGSIGMVLASTALVGMTHAGVLPARVRGLLCRRLLVWYGVRSYSIYLLHYPVQAVIWERIGPATIEAFQQAPLVVGLLVVLASVTVFTLAGLPLYYLVERPCMQLRVNVSWTHDRVSMEVWHASRPAAAAVLEK